The Corynebacterium tuberculostearicum genome window below encodes:
- a CDS encoding copper oxidase, producing MPENKWSARTWHRKASRPVSLWMMVFILVGATHTLVPNYRWVLIHLFTLGLVSNSIIVWSQHLTEKFTQQRLPESTRPTQLARIYGLNAGIILALIGQILMEFWSQHWIVTQMGATLIALMMLWHAASLFRQWRGAKDKRFRPVVGAYVLSALCLPVGAIFGGLLAVSPGQPTLLLAHIAANIGGFIGLAAAGSLTILFPSIWRTQGINRHMHSSFALLAVGVVATIVGAFLGFPELGLIAYCCGWALNLQQWLANVLTVAKDPRDRITFASVSVLMASLWLVLSLVYYTVQHFFIPEPALPTLALLVGFAGQLLIGVMSYLLPSTMGGGPAAVRAGLQQLDKLGLLRATLVNGGLLIWIGTDISLLKVVASLLCILPLAVYPVLIARAVKAQKQVLMKKAEGPDPKPGPEWNQVYAGIAILAVIYALFTAL from the coding sequence ATGCCTGAGAATAAGTGGTCGGCGCGGACATGGCACCGCAAGGCCTCCCGTCCCGTATCCCTGTGGATGATGGTCTTCATCCTCGTGGGTGCAACGCATACCTTGGTTCCGAACTACCGGTGGGTGCTCATCCACCTATTCACCCTCGGACTGGTGAGCAATAGCATCATCGTGTGGTCCCAGCACCTCACGGAGAAATTCACCCAACAGCGCCTCCCCGAATCCACTCGACCTACCCAATTGGCCCGCATCTATGGCCTCAATGCCGGAATCATCCTCGCGTTAATCGGCCAAATCCTCATGGAGTTCTGGTCCCAACACTGGATCGTCACCCAGATGGGCGCCACGCTCATTGCGCTGATGATGCTCTGGCATGCGGCATCGCTCTTCCGGCAATGGCGCGGTGCCAAAGATAAGCGCTTCCGCCCCGTGGTGGGCGCTTATGTTCTTTCCGCTCTGTGCCTGCCGGTGGGTGCCATCTTTGGCGGCCTGCTGGCCGTCTCCCCCGGCCAGCCCACGCTACTGCTCGCCCATATCGCCGCCAATATCGGCGGATTCATCGGCTTGGCCGCGGCCGGCTCTCTCACTATCCTTTTTCCCTCCATCTGGCGCACCCAAGGTATTAATCGCCACATGCACTCCTCCTTTGCGCTGCTCGCCGTCGGTGTGGTTGCCACCATCGTGGGCGCTTTCCTCGGCTTCCCTGAGTTGGGCCTTATCGCCTACTGCTGCGGTTGGGCGCTGAACTTGCAGCAGTGGCTCGCCAATGTACTGACGGTGGCTAAGGACCCGCGCGATCGCATCACCTTTGCCTCGGTCTCCGTGCTCATGGCCTCGTTATGGCTGGTGCTGTCTTTGGTGTACTACACGGTGCAGCATTTCTTTATACCCGAGCCGGCGCTGCCCACCCTCGCCTTGCTGGTGGGGTTTGCCGGTCAACTACTCATCGGCGTGATGAGCTACCTCTTGCCCAGCACCATGGGTGGCGGCCCCGCTGCCGTCCGGGCGGGCTTGCAGCAACTGGACAAACTCGGCCTCCTGCGCGCCACCCTCGTCAACGGTGGGCTGCTCATCTGGATCGGCACCGATATTTCCCTACTTAAGGTGGTCGCCTCCCTCTTGTGCATCCTGCCCCTGGCGGTCTACCCCGTGCTCATCGCCCGGGCGGTCAAGGCCCAGAAGCAGGTCCTGATGAAGAAGGCGGAGGGCCCGGATCCGAAGCCGGGGCCAGAATGGAACCAGGTCTATGCAGGCATAGCGATTCTCGCGGTCATCTACGCCCTATTTACAGCGCTGTAG
- a CDS encoding MFS transporter — MTRTRRATVAMLLVGLAIFSSLYSTQAILPTLVRNMGLSSTEAAMTVSAATGALALCVVPASILSERFGRGRILLISAVAATGVGLIVPLAQEGWQLIVVRGLQGALLSGAPATAMAWLSEELDDKALPRAMGLYIAGTSVGGLTGRLIPTGLVEISTWRWALFGSALVSLAFAITSWLLLPTQRNFRPKSIHLKTESRALFGHWANRDLALLFLTAFLSMGTFVSMYNFLTFRLIDDFGLAPSLAGLAFLFYLSGTWSSARAGALVARIGHGKTLCGSAALFTVGIALCAGNLPLTLLGMIAFTVGFFAVHSTASGWVGQIATHDRAEASSMYVFCYYFGSSVVGACAGLLFDALSWPLFIAFFTAVALALTALTWTKIKTD, encoded by the coding sequence ATGACTCGAACGCGGCGCGCTACGGTAGCCATGCTCCTGGTGGGCTTGGCTATATTCTCCAGCCTGTATTCCACCCAAGCCATCCTTCCCACGCTGGTACGGAACATGGGCCTTTCTTCCACCGAGGCGGCCATGACCGTATCGGCCGCCACAGGCGCGCTGGCCCTATGCGTGGTGCCCGCATCGATCCTCTCCGAGCGCTTCGGCCGCGGACGTATCCTGCTCATTTCGGCCGTTGCCGCGACCGGCGTGGGACTCATTGTTCCCCTCGCCCAGGAGGGATGGCAGCTCATCGTGGTACGCGGCCTGCAGGGTGCGCTGCTGTCCGGCGCCCCCGCCACGGCAATGGCATGGCTTTCTGAAGAGCTCGATGACAAAGCCCTGCCGCGAGCCATGGGCCTATACATTGCAGGCACCTCCGTCGGTGGCCTTACCGGCCGCCTCATCCCCACCGGACTGGTGGAGATTTCCACGTGGCGCTGGGCGCTCTTCGGCTCGGCACTGGTCTCACTCGCCTTTGCCATTACGTCGTGGCTGCTGCTTCCTACCCAACGCAATTTCCGGCCTAAATCCATCCATCTCAAGACCGAAAGCAGGGCACTCTTTGGTCATTGGGCCAACCGGGATTTGGCCTTGCTCTTTCTCACCGCATTCCTGTCCATGGGCACGTTTGTCTCCATGTATAACTTCTTAACCTTCCGGCTCATCGATGATTTTGGCTTGGCCCCTTCGCTCGCCGGCTTGGCTTTCCTCTTCTACCTTTCTGGCACCTGGTCCTCGGCTCGGGCTGGAGCGCTAGTGGCCCGAATCGGCCACGGAAAAACCCTGTGCGGCTCGGCCGCACTTTTTACTGTGGGCATCGCGTTGTGTGCCGGTAACCTTCCGCTGACGCTTCTCGGCATGATCGCCTTCACCGTGGGCTTTTTCGCCGTGCACTCCACCGCCTCCGGGTGGGTGGGCCAGATTGCCACCCACGACCGCGCAGAGGCTTCCTCGATGTACGTGTTCTGCTATTACTTTGGCTCTTCTGTGGTGGGCGCATGTGCCGGCCTGCTTTTCGACGCCCTATCGTGGCCCCTCTTCATCGCCTTCTTCACCGCCGTAGCCCTCGCCCTTACCGCGCTGACTTGGACCAAGATTAAAACCGACTAA
- a CDS encoding LysR family transcriptional regulator produces the protein MNVEDVRGFLAVVDHGRVGAAADELGISQSALTRRVQRVEASLGARLFERTGRTLHVNSRGRAFAAAGREMLRAYQVGRDDVARLMDPERGTVRLDFMHSLGTWLVPDLLKSYRAQHPHVDIRLHQGAAQELVSRVENGESDLALVGPRPDAALGWHRIKVQRLGLAVPEGHWAANRREVKLAEFAAEPFIGMLPGYGTRMLLDALADDAGFSPHLVFESMELTTVAGLVAAGLGVALLPLDDPYLQVGSLIPLTPPAYRELGLVWRAGDDAPPVRQFREFIRA, from the coding sequence ATGAATGTGGAGGATGTTCGCGGCTTCCTCGCCGTGGTGGATCATGGCCGCGTGGGTGCTGCGGCCGATGAACTGGGGATCTCCCAATCCGCGCTGACCCGCCGCGTACAGCGCGTAGAAGCTAGTCTTGGCGCCCGTCTTTTCGAGCGCACTGGGCGCACCCTGCACGTGAACTCGCGCGGGAGGGCCTTTGCTGCGGCCGGGCGGGAAATGCTCCGCGCCTACCAAGTAGGGCGGGACGATGTTGCTCGCCTCATGGATCCAGAGCGCGGCACCGTGCGCCTAGATTTCATGCACTCGCTGGGCACCTGGCTGGTTCCGGACTTGCTCAAGAGCTATCGCGCGCAGCACCCGCACGTGGATATTCGCCTCCATCAAGGCGCGGCGCAGGAGCTGGTGAGCAGGGTGGAAAACGGCGAATCCGACCTTGCCCTCGTGGGCCCTCGGCCTGATGCAGCCCTGGGCTGGCACCGGATTAAGGTGCAGCGACTAGGCCTAGCGGTGCCGGAAGGCCACTGGGCAGCGAACCGGCGGGAGGTGAAACTAGCGGAATTCGCTGCAGAACCGTTTATCGGCATGCTCCCAGGCTATGGCACGCGCATGCTTCTCGATGCCCTCGCGGACGACGCTGGCTTTAGCCCCCACCTCGTCTTCGAATCGATGGAGCTTACTACCGTTGCGGGGCTGGTAGCGGCAGGACTCGGGGTGGCGCTTTTGCCGTTGGATGATCCCTATCTGCAGGTGGGGAGCCTGATCCCCCTTACGCCGCCGGCGTACCGCGAGCTCGGTTTGGTGTGGCGCGCCGGGGATGATGCTCCCCCAGTGCGGCAATTCCGGGAATTTATCCGGGCATAG
- a CDS encoding superoxide dismutase: MAVYELPDLPYAFDALEPHISAEIMELHHDKHHATYVAGANAALEALEEERNGEANPDRIRALSKNLAFNLGGHTNHSIFWKNLSPNGGGEPTGELAEAINRDFGSFEKLKAHFSAAATSLQGSGWAVLGYDHIAGRLIIEQLTDQQGNTSINFTPLLMLDMWEHAFYLQYKNVKADYVKAVWNVFNWDDVAERFAAATK; this comes from the coding sequence ATGGCTGTTTACGAACTTCCTGACCTCCCATACGCATTCGACGCACTGGAGCCACACATCTCCGCAGAGATCATGGAGCTCCACCACGATAAGCACCACGCAACCTACGTTGCTGGCGCTAACGCTGCACTCGAGGCACTCGAGGAAGAGCGCAACGGTGAGGCTAACCCGGATCGCATCCGCGCCCTCTCCAAGAACTTGGCATTTAACCTGGGTGGCCACACCAACCACTCCATCTTCTGGAAGAACCTGTCCCCGAACGGTGGCGGCGAGCCTACCGGCGAGCTGGCAGAGGCCATCAACCGCGACTTCGGCTCCTTTGAGAAGTTGAAGGCTCACTTCTCCGCCGCTGCTACCTCCCTGCAGGGCTCCGGCTGGGCCGTTCTGGGCTACGACCACATTGCTGGTCGCCTCATCATCGAGCAGCTGACTGACCAGCAGGGTAATACCTCCATCAACTTCACCCCTCTGCTGATGCTGGATATGTGGGAGCACGCTTTCTACCTGCAGTACAAGAACGTTAAGGCTGACTACGTTAAGGCCGTATGGAACGTCTTCAACTGGGATGACGTTGCTGAGCGTTTCGCTGCAGCCACCAAGTAA
- the msrA gene encoding peptide-methionine (S)-S-oxide reductase MsrA gives MWMFKPEPKLVTADEALPGRSEPILAPAPHAVLGTPITGPWKDGQRSILIALGCFWGAEKMFWETEGVESTSVGYAGGTTPNPTYYEVCRGLTNHAEAVEVVYDPQRISLRDLVVQALEAHDPTQGFRQGNDVGTQYRSAFYPRTEEERAEIQGIVDSYAEKLKEFGFGDTTTEVKLLSETDSGEYYLAEDEHQQYLYKVPNGYCPHHSTGVKCD, from the coding sequence ATGTGGATGTTTAAGCCGGAGCCCAAGCTCGTGACTGCAGACGAGGCTCTGCCGGGTCGATCCGAGCCGATCCTAGCCCCCGCCCCGCACGCAGTTCTAGGAACGCCGATTACCGGACCGTGGAAGGACGGGCAGCGCTCCATTCTCATTGCGTTGGGATGTTTCTGGGGCGCGGAGAAGATGTTTTGGGAGACCGAAGGCGTGGAATCCACCTCGGTGGGCTATGCGGGCGGTACCACCCCGAATCCCACGTATTACGAGGTCTGCCGTGGGCTAACCAACCATGCCGAGGCGGTGGAGGTGGTCTATGACCCGCAGCGCATCAGCCTGCGCGATCTTGTCGTACAGGCCCTAGAAGCGCACGATCCCACGCAGGGCTTCCGCCAGGGCAACGATGTGGGAACGCAATACCGCTCTGCTTTCTACCCACGCACGGAGGAAGAGCGCGCAGAAATCCAGGGCATCGTGGATTCCTATGCAGAAAAACTCAAGGAATTCGGATTCGGGGATACCACCACGGAGGTCAAACTCCTCTCCGAAACTGATTCTGGGGAGTACTACCTGGCTGAGGATGAGCATCAGCAGTACTTATATAAGGTGCCTAATGGGTACTGCCCGCACCACAGCACTGGGGTGAAATGCGACTAA
- a CDS encoding alpha/beta-hydrolase family protein — MKRALRRAALTALGVAADLTPIVRMTSRQTLPPNMSAGILGAELATWAAVSPSLLPRPWWVTAANVAIGQGVGHLGAASTSFVLNSIGKRPQDRLGPQHRQIVHLAIGAGTAFNAVLSLRNQKKQAELVNKQLVRGPVTAAIGLAAGTAGYGTLLLIGEATQLAVTKLSRQLGRWVPALIAWPVVTAGLSLTAFALSDRVVFRRWLRSLSHQAQRLNKQIFPGTSMPWEPERSGSPWSLEPWSALGQQGRRFVSNGPRARDIRTVTGTDAKEPIRIYAGYIPGRSFQQSAEKIRAELERTGALRRETIVIQMPAGSGWINNWGACSYEFLTGGDCVTVTMQYSYLPSVFSYLVDKNAPKQAARELIRVIQEEIDKLPKENRPRLYFAGESLGAYAIMDNYHNVEDLLSACNGAVFSGPPRMTHFTQRLRRDIGSLERLPVIDGGKHVRYAAAPDHTLHDAFGNDYAHTWRRPRMLIAQHASDAIVWWDLNLLVRRPTWIHEPQPEALHADTFRQLHWVPFITWWQIGLDQINSLNVPGGHGHNYFEEMLWYWDEVLGSQSRQSLTPKLAKKIARFIRRDA, encoded by the coding sequence ATGAAACGCGCACTCCGCCGCGCTGCACTAACCGCTCTTGGCGTAGCCGCGGATCTCACGCCCATCGTCCGTATGACCAGCCGGCAAACCTTACCGCCCAATATGTCGGCTGGAATTTTGGGTGCGGAATTAGCTACGTGGGCTGCTGTTTCGCCTTCCTTACTGCCCCGTCCGTGGTGGGTGACCGCCGCCAACGTGGCAATCGGGCAGGGCGTCGGGCATCTAGGGGCGGCGTCAACAAGCTTCGTGCTCAATAGCATTGGCAAGCGCCCGCAGGACCGCCTCGGACCTCAACATCGACAAATTGTGCACCTTGCTATTGGCGCTGGGACTGCATTTAATGCCGTGCTTTCGCTGCGCAATCAGAAAAAACAGGCGGAGTTGGTCAATAAGCAGCTCGTGCGCGGGCCCGTCACGGCGGCCATCGGCCTGGCTGCGGGCACCGCAGGCTACGGCACGCTCCTACTCATCGGGGAGGCCACGCAGCTTGCCGTCACCAAACTGTCACGCCAGCTGGGCCGCTGGGTGCCGGCGCTCATTGCGTGGCCGGTGGTTACCGCGGGACTGAGCCTCACGGCGTTTGCACTTTCTGACCGCGTGGTCTTTCGACGCTGGCTGCGCTCGCTATCGCACCAAGCGCAGCGGTTAAATAAGCAGATTTTCCCCGGCACCTCCATGCCGTGGGAGCCGGAGCGCTCCGGCAGTCCGTGGTCGCTCGAGCCGTGGTCGGCATTGGGACAACAGGGACGCCGCTTTGTCTCCAATGGCCCCCGCGCCCGCGATATCCGCACAGTGACGGGAACCGATGCAAAGGAACCGATCCGCATCTACGCCGGATACATTCCAGGGCGCTCCTTCCAACAATCCGCGGAAAAGATCCGCGCCGAACTCGAACGCACCGGTGCCTTGCGGCGAGAGACTATTGTTATCCAGATGCCCGCCGGCTCGGGATGGATCAATAACTGGGGTGCGTGCTCCTATGAGTTTTTGACCGGTGGTGATTGCGTCACCGTCACCATGCAGTACTCCTACCTGCCTTCGGTTTTTTCCTACCTCGTGGATAAGAATGCGCCAAAGCAGGCGGCCCGCGAATTGATTCGGGTCATACAAGAAGAAATAGATAAGCTGCCTAAAGAAAACCGCCCGCGGCTTTACTTCGCAGGTGAATCGCTTGGCGCCTACGCCATTATGGATAACTACCATAATGTGGAAGACCTACTTTCCGCGTGTAATGGCGCAGTTTTTTCCGGCCCCCCGCGCATGACGCACTTTACGCAGCGCCTGCGCCGGGATATTGGTTCCCTAGAACGCCTGCCCGTTATCGATGGCGGCAAGCATGTGCGCTACGCCGCGGCCCCTGACCATACGCTGCACGACGCCTTTGGCAATGACTACGCCCATACCTGGCGCCGACCCCGCATGCTCATTGCCCAGCATGCTTCCGACGCCATCGTGTGGTGGGATCTCAACCTTCTCGTGCGCAGGCCCACCTGGATTCATGAACCGCAGCCGGAAGCGCTGCACGCGGATACCTTCCGGCAGCTGCATTGGGTTCCGTTTATTACCTGGTGGCAAATTGGCTTGGACCAGATCAATTCCCTCAACGTCCCTGGCGGGCACGGACACAACTATTTTGAAGAAATGCTCTGGTATTGGGATGAGGTCTTAGGATCACAATCCCGCCAATCGCTCACGCCGAAGTTAGCCAAGAAGATTGCCCGCTTTATCCGGCGCGACGCTTAG
- a CDS encoding L-lactate dehydrogenase has translation MANHVGNKVVLIGAGDVGVAYAFALINQSIVDHLAIIDIDEKKLEGNVMDLNHGVVWAPTRTRVTKGTYADCADADMVVICAGAAQKPGETRLDLVGKNVKIMNSIVSDVMANDFDGIFLVASNPVDILTYAVWKASGLDHKRVIGSGTVLDSARFRYMLGELEDVAPKSVHAYIVGEHGDSELPAVSTANIAGVPMSKKLDSDPEYAERIEKIFEDTRDAAYSIIDAKGSTSFGIGMGLARITAAVIQNQDVALPVSAYLQGEYGVEDLYIGTAAIINRSGIVRAIELQLSEHEKERFDASAKTLNDIKEEFFG, from the coding sequence ATGGCAAATCATGTAGGAAACAAAGTAGTTCTCATTGGCGCCGGCGATGTGGGAGTCGCTTACGCCTTCGCTCTCATCAACCAAAGCATCGTTGACCACCTGGCTATCATCGATATCGATGAAAAGAAGCTAGAGGGCAACGTCATGGACCTCAACCACGGTGTTGTCTGGGCCCCCACCCGCACCCGCGTCACCAAGGGCACCTACGCCGATTGCGCAGACGCCGATATGGTCGTCATCTGCGCCGGTGCCGCACAGAAGCCGGGCGAGACCCGCCTGGACCTGGTGGGCAAGAACGTCAAGATCATGAACAGCATCGTCTCCGATGTTATGGCGAATGACTTCGACGGCATCTTCTTGGTTGCCTCCAACCCAGTGGACATCCTGACCTACGCCGTATGGAAGGCCTCCGGCCTGGATCACAAGCGCGTCATCGGCTCCGGCACCGTGCTGGACTCCGCTCGTTTCCGCTACATGCTGGGCGAGCTGGAAGATGTTGCACCGAAGTCCGTACACGCCTACATCGTGGGCGAGCACGGCGATTCCGAGCTGCCGGCCGTCTCCACCGCCAATATCGCCGGTGTCCCGATGTCCAAGAAGCTGGACTCGGATCCGGAGTATGCAGAGCGCATCGAGAAGATTTTCGAAGACACCCGCGATGCCGCCTACTCCATCATTGACGCTAAGGGCTCCACTTCCTTCGGCATTGGCATGGGCCTGGCCCGCATCACCGCCGCCGTCATCCAGAACCAGGATGTGGCGCTGCCAGTATCTGCTTACCTGCAGGGCGAGTACGGCGTAGAGGATCTCTACATCGGCACCGCTGCCATCATCAACCGCTCCGGCATCGTGCGCGCGATTGAGCTGCAGCTCAGTGAACACGAAAAGGAGCGTTTCGATGCTTCTGCCAAGACCCTGAATGACATCAAGGAAGAGTTCTTCGGCTAG